The Pongo pygmaeus isolate AG05252 chromosome 20, NHGRI_mPonPyg2-v2.0_pri, whole genome shotgun sequence sequence GTTTCccaaaatttattatataaaagatTAGATAATCAGGTAGATCTCAAGGGGATGAGGGGTCTTCAGCTGACATCTcgataactttatatttttactgaGTTGTTGACCAATAAAGGCTGAGGACTTTAtataaagtatcttttttttttttttttttttttctgagccggagtctcactctgtcacccaggctagagtgcagtggcgttttcttggctcactacaacctccgccttccaggttcaagcgattctcctgcctcagtctcctgagtagctgggattacaggagcccgccactacgcccagctaatttttgtatttttagtagagacaaggtttcaccatgttggccaggctgttctcgaactcctgacctctggtgatcagcctgcctcagcgtcccaaagtgctgggattacaggcgtgagccactgctcctggcctatatAAAGTATCTTCTTGTATATCTTGTCTGATTTAAGCCATGCTCTTTCacacttctccctcctccttcattTACCTAGGAtgactatataatttatttttcacagcagGGCACTTTTCAGAATGGAAGTGGACACTACTCATCATGATGCCAGAACAACGGGTATCATTCACTACTCATAATTCAGGACTAATAATAATGGGTATCATTCGGGTTCATTTCAGGCAAACTAGGATGCAGATGACAGCTTCTTCCTATCATTTCCCACCCTGACCACCTGAGGCTGAGGTCCAAAATCAAAAAAGAAGTCAATAATAAACTCATATCTGTTTATTCTCCTCAAATCAGGGGAcatagaggcttttttttttctgatgagtgGGTAATCCTAAAATAAGCAGGAAATGCCTGTGGCTCAGCCTAACTCAAGGTGAGACGAAGCTGGAGCTGGGAGCTCGAAAGTGTCCCCCAGCTCCCGCTTCACTTCGCCTGTAACTCCACCTCTGCAGAAGGTAAAGTAGAATTGGTAGCTGTGTCACTGGTTTGGGTTGAGTCCTCGGTCAGGGCCCTCTCCAGACTGGCGGGAAGGGAGTGGATCAGCCTCTCCCGGAAGTCCTGGCCCATGAAGACATAGAGCATCGGGTTGAGGCAGCTGTTGAAGAAGGCCAGGGCACTTGTCACATCCACTGCAATGCTAATTTCTTTGTACATGCCTTGCAATAACTCACGGATTCTGACTGTGGCTATAAAGGCCACCACCTGATATGGGGACCAGCAGAGAAAAAAGGCAGCTGCGACAAAGGAGAGGACCCGTAAGGGACGACTGGACTTAATCAAGCCTTGCTTGTGGATCTTGGTGGCAATAAGCCCATAACTGACAGCGACGATGGACATGGGTGCGCTGAAGCCAATGATGAACCGGATGATGCCTCTCACCGTCAACATGGCAATGGCCACCTTCATCCTCTCTTTAGGGTCGTTGGTCCAGGGTGAAAAGTTAAAAGTGCAGGATACTGTCCCTGGCCCCATTTTACCAGGTACTGTAGTCACACGAATGATAACTGGCAATGTGAGGAGCAGAGCCATCACCCAGGGCCCGATGATCACCTTCTTGGCCAGGCTCACGGTGCGGTGGTTCTGGGTCCAGACTGGATGCAGGACACAAACACAGCGGTCCAAAGCAATGAGGGCGATCAGGAAGACACTTCCAAACAAGTTGATATCCACTATGGTAAAGATGAATTTGCACAGGAACCAACCGAAAGGCCAATGTCCTCCCATGGCCTTCCTGACCATGAAGAATGGCAAAGTGGAGGTGAAACAGAAGTCAGCCACGGCCAGGTTCAGGTAACTGATGGTGGTGACTGTGTGTGTCATCCGGAATCCAGCCACCCAGATCACAAGCCCGTTGCCCAGGACCCCGAGGACAAAGGTGACTGCATATACCAGATAAGTGATGATATCCAGGAAGAGATAGCCAGCGGATACAGCAGGTGTCCCTCCAGAGATGTTCGTGGGGAGAGAGGAATTTGTctccatcttgtctgctcctgaAATAGTGCAGTCGTAGTCATTCCTCAGTTATGAACCTCCGCACCATTTCCCCACCCCCTCATTTCTGCCCCTGCCAGTTTTCCCACTC is a genomic window containing:
- the FPR1 gene encoding fMet-Leu-Phe receptor: METNSSLPTNISGGTPAVSAGYLFLDIITYLVYAVTFVLGVLGNGLVIWVAGFRMTHTVTTISYLNLAVADFCFTSTLPFFMVRKAMGGHWPFGWFLCKFIFTIVDINLFGSVFLIALIALDRCVCVLHPVWTQNHRTVSLAKKVIIGPWVMALLLTLPVIIRVTTVPGKMGPGTVSCTFNFSPWTNDPKERMKVAIAMLTVRGIIRFIIGFSAPMSIVAVSYGLIATKIHKQGLIKSSRPLRVLSFVAAAFFLCWSPYQVVAFIATVRIRELLQGMYKEISIAVDVTSALAFFNSCLNPMLYVFMGQDFRERLIHSLPASLERALTEDSTQTSDTATNSTLPSAEVELQAK